From the genome of Glycine max cultivar Williams 82 chromosome 2, Glycine_max_v4.0, whole genome shotgun sequence, one region includes:
- the LOC100802707 gene encoding uncharacterized protein: MSLACLVCHSVDSPSPSHSFRSYSVSSAENEGRCHAVATCLTRKLSLPPSTLHSFLAPSSSSKVTPQPTGSSNNLIAGTPRLVRSRAVTRDRVRNWNFDEIAMES; encoded by the coding sequence ATGAGTCTGGCATGTCTTGTGTGCCATAGTGTGGATAGTCCATCACCGTCACATTCTTTCAGGAGTTACTCTGTTTCAAGTGCAGAAAATGAAGGAAGATGTCATGCTGTTGCAACCTGCTTAACCAGGAAATTATCTCTTCCACCCTCTACATTACACTCTTTTCTtgcaccatcatcatcatccaaaGTGACCCCACAACCTACTGGTTCAAGTAACAACTTGATAGCCGGTACGCCGCGGCTTGTACGAAGCCGTGCAGTGACAAGGGACCGAGTAAGAAACTGGAATTTTGATGAAATTGCAATGGAGTCCTAG